The Topomyia yanbarensis strain Yona2022 chromosome 3, ASM3024719v1, whole genome shotgun sequence nucleotide sequence AAATCAggaattgaatttcggttgctggTAAGATAATGTTTGGTTTTAAAATTCTTAGTTTAACCCGAACATAGAAAATTTACACCCTTCGACAACACCACCTATCAATAATTTCAGATTATCAACAATGTTGGGAAAATATGGTGAAACACCGGAAAGTGACCGAAACCGAAATCAACCGCTGCCGATGGTACCGCCTCCACTCTATCCGGCACCATCCACAACATCCATAGTGAATAACCGATCAAACGAAACAACAGTAGCTACTGTGGTAAATTCACTGCCAACCATGCTTGGCAAAAGTGTGTCCGCTGGCCCGTCATCGACCGTAGTGGCAAGCAGTTTGGAATCGAGCGTTAAGCAACTTACCCCGCAATATCAGTGTCAGCTTTGTCTCAAGTGTTTCGAGAATGTGTCCGCTCTGTCGTTGCATCTAAATTCACACGAGCAAGAGTATCGCGGTACGATGAACTACAATGGACAGATTACTCCCGCACATACGATCAAAACGGAACCGCAATCGTTTCATCTGGTAGCACCACCGAACTACCCGGGTACCGTGCTGCAGGGTTTTCAGATCGTCACCAGCTCCGGCCAGGTGTGTCAAATTTGTCAGAAGGTTTTTAGTTCCGCTGAACAGTTTCATGCTCATATGAAGATTCATGAAAACGAATCCCGATATCGAGCATGGTATCAGTCTAATTCGGCTGGTGCGGCTCCTGTACAACCACCCAAGGAACCAGAGGTAGTAGAGGAAAACGATGGAAAACCGATCGACTGTATTGTGTGCCATAGCAAATTTCAAACCGCTGCACTATTGGCCGTGCATCTGCGCGAGCATAGCACTCAGAAACCGTACGTTTGTACCATTTGCGGAAAAGGTTTCATTCAATCTAACAATCTTTCTACACACATGAAAGTGCACTCTGGACAGAAACCTTTCAAATGCGATATCTGCAATAAAAACTTCAGCCAGTCCAACAATCTAAAGACACACGTAAGGACCCACACGAACGAACGACCCTACGCGTGTGCCATTTGTGAGAAACGGTTCAACCAGAAAAACAATCTGACCACACATATGCGAACCCACTCGCTCGTTTGTAAAGTCTGTCGGGTTCAGTTTCAGCATCCGACGGAACTATCCAATCACGTACGGATTTGCTATGCAGATCTTAAGCCAAACATTTGTACCGTGTGTAACAAGGTGTTCGTCAACAACGACGAACTGACGGATCACATGAAACAGCACAATCAGGTTAAACCACACAAGTGTCAGATCTGTCTAAAAACTTTCACCCAGTCGAACAATCTGAAAACTCACATGAAAACTCACATCTTCCAAGACCCCTTCAAATGTTCCTTCTGCTCGCGTTCGTTCCAGAATGACGAAGAATTCGCTCGTCATTCACTGGTGCATTCCTCCCCGAAACCGTTCAACTGCCCTTACTGTGGCAAACAATTCATTCAGTCAAACAATCTGAAGACACACGTACGAACCCACACTGGCGAGAAACCGTACAAGTGCTACATATGCGACCGATTGTTTAACCAGAAGAACAACCTCAACACCCACTTGCGCATTCATCAGGGGCTTAAGCCCTATCAGTGTACGGTTTGCGAGAAGCGGTTCAATCAGAGTAACAATTTGAACAAACACATTTATAAGGTTCACTGTCACGAGAAGGCAGACCAGCCCATCGGTACTGCTTCGACAGCTGCTGCTACCATTGGGTCAGCAGCAGACGTTCCGCTGGATGGTGTCGGAACGGCCAGCTGACTGCGATAGTCGGTCGTAACAGCATGACCACCGTCGATTGATGGGAATCTCAAAAGTAAACTCTGTAAATGATACGCACTCAATTTAATGTTAGTTCTTTTTTGCGTACATCGATGAtgataaataatataaataaagtaGTAGTCTATGTATATGTTATCGATATAGCTTGACAAATAGTTGTATTGTTGTGCCTTTGAAAGAAATCGTCGTAGGGAGATGAAAATCGGGCTGATAttctgagaaaaaaaaatcatgcccAAAAATTTCGGGTGTATAGAATAATAGCTGATTGTATTGCTGATGTACTGGTGGCTTAATCTTTGATCGACACTTCAACCTCTCTGTCACCTACATTTCGCATAGTACCCCTTTCATCAGTGTGTGTGAATCTATGTATGGCGTAACCCCGCTTGTCTAAACGCCTACCTCAATTTTCTCTCAAGCTTCTTCAGGTTAGTTGTACTCCTGTTAGAAATTAGTATGCTATgagaatttaaaacaaaatatttaaattatggCTGAGATTCCGATTATAGCAGACTTGATCACAGGAGGCGTTGCCAGATAGTAAGAAAATGTTTCATTATTAATTGTACACTTGGTTAGATCGGAAGTAAAAATataaggtttgttccagtacacggaagttactccctgttgctccggagcaaaaaattcttgctccttttcactccggtttgctaccaaaagaagaaaaagggaagaagataatacaggaacgtttttctccctgtttgctccggagtacttccagtttctcctggtactggaacaaacctatagtTAATCGGCCTTATTCTTCTCGGCGTGTGACGAGAGGTGACTACGTTCCAGATCTGAAGCGTGGTGGTTAACTTGTAAGAATACATCTGTAGATGAAGAATTTCTGATTATACCTCAGTTGCAGGTGTAGATTCACGGTCTCACAttagggggcagcagggacatcCCATCCCCCGGACCAATTGCGAGTTATGAGTTTTTCTAGGTGGGGTTGGGGCAGCATTGCACCAACGACACGACTGGACActgccattccaaaactgtatcgcaaatctgactacccctcagtgattcaggtaactggtactgtcaaatttgaTATTTGGGTAGAAAATGCAAGAAACCAGCTGCACTGATGAACCTGTTATCGTTGTTTCTTTAGTTACTATTGCAACCCTTGGTTAcgaagaagaaaataaaaacaaactttttctAACATGCCGCTAAGAGAAAAATTCTAACTACATAGTAGATAAAGTCACAAactatttaaaatttctcatgtattttcACAGAAGTAATTTATTATATCGATAACTTGATTTCAGCTCCCAGGAGATCAATCAGAAGAGTTAGCCGTTGATTCTGACGCTAGTATGATACGGGATCTGCCTATTACCACAGCTTATGCAGCTCAACAGACTTGTGAATGGATATCTAAAAGGTTTTGTCGTGAAACCGTTGATCATTTGACTATCACGATTGTCAtcttggaaaaaatcagttggATATTAGCAACAACGAGGACACCGGTTCATGATTCACGTGTCACACAATCAGAAAACACAATGTACTGCTCTCTATAATTCCACTGATAATCAAAAGTGTTATTTGCTTTTCAAAAGTATTTTATCGCACAGTTTATCTAGcgcatttttttgaaattttttttttccaccTATGCTAATCACCTTGATATGAGCATCGTTTAGTCAATAGACCCTCAAAATATCAGCTCTAGCGAAAAGACCGAATTTTCCCCTCGTTCGCGAATCCTCAAGATTCATTTCCCGACGATAGTGGCACTCATAACTtagattcgcttaacacagtaAAGGCAAGGCCCATGATGCTCCGttcgcgactggcatattttatacccaccagccattcagtcctcgacacGGAGATAGATCTTGACTTAGGGATTCTTACTttaagtcgcctcttacgacctGGGAGCaagaacccagtggatcaattcttggctgagaTGCTCCAACCAACACGACACGTTGTCGTCCGTATACACCGAAATTCGAAGACTTAAATCCAGCAAAACTTCAGCGAGCTTCCATCAGGTGAAAACCATAGAAAACCCCCAACGGTTGAAAACCCAGCCATATTCTGCCAAACCTCTGTGAAAAAAAttttaagggttgtgtacaagacacgaccacgatgacattaaaaatgcagccagttttatgagcaagcaatTGGCCAAATTAAAATCCGTTAAtgccatcgactgtttcagaactacacacagccatgctattcttcactagagataattgttgaatttttaaattaaaatcgataacctgTAGTGTGacaaattcaagttttaaaaaagttttattaaaaaagttccacgaaatgggaacataaattaatgatgctcacaaacaaaatcttacatctatctttaaatacctgctatcaaattaaatgtttgcaagcacgatagaaaaataactggtcataactcaaactattcgtaaacgaagaaagtttaacatatgtatctttatatattcggtggtttctgaaatgttctatatttggagTCCATTGTTGGAATCCTGAAAAAGACTATTTGTGGAAtccacaaacacgcgtgctatggaatgaaaagtactaaactaactaagggcttttggtttaacaaaaataacatgcagaatggaacaattagttagcTGCAAAACAAGGTCTCCCTTCTCACGCTACTTtcatcagataaatatttcgaaataaaaagaaacaacctttcccttcagaatctaatatgaaatactgatagcttgaaacgtgacatcggcttttatcactttcgcactgatgatggaaggactACCTTCATgaagaataacgaaaaaatatttgcggatttttcACATCCTCCGATTTCTATAATATTGCCGATTTTTGGATTTGGTTTGATTTTCGCCAATTTCAGCATGGCAATATACTTTTAAATAActgtacatttttgtattgtttcggaaggataattttaaacaaatcacaGATTGTTGTAAATTTCAGATCGTCAATGTACGCGTAAGCAACAAGTAACGAATATAAACGGCGGAATTAGGTTATCGTTGTTATTGCcaagaatttttcaaatttgttcttcattgttggttatagccctgaaaagggcttttaatttacaaaaataacatgcgaaATGGAACAATCAGTCATCCGCAACAACGGTTTGCCGTCTCTTCTAGCCGCGTGCTACTTACAtcggataaataattaaaattggaaagaaaCAAACAATCTTCCCCTTCAACAGATaatttgaaatactgatagtttgaaacgtgacatcggcttttatcactttcgcattgttgatggaaggactgccttcatgcagaataacgaacaAAAATTAGCGGATTCTTTTTGGTTGGGCTTTCGCTAgttggcagtgttgccacatcctccaattttctgaaacattgcagaattttggattatgtttctAGGTCAATTTTTAAGAAGGGCGTTACagcaaaaggtaaacaaactGGTTTTATGCTTATTATTGAAGCTTATGCATTAAACTACCATTGTACAATCAAATTATTATGGAAAAAAAGCTTTAAAGGTCGTCAAACTATAAATCATAAAATGGGCTTAATTCAATTTTGTTGGAAATGAAATCATTTCGTTGTTAACCcccaatttaatttaatttccaTATTTAGCAACATTTAAGGTTCTATAATACTTATATAAACTTATTGAAATCATATTATCTAGTAATAACAGAAATTTTCGTGATTATAATGCGATTAACGTGAATTTAAAAACTACAGGTATTAGGCCTTATAATTTCTAAACCTTCAATACGTCCTGCTTTACCGACTTATTTTATTTGGCTTTCGTTTGTGCGCCCCCTACCTACGTCTGATGGTGGAATGtattaggtctgttccagtaccaagagaaactggaagtactccggagaaaatcatTCCTGTAccctcttcttctcttttttcttcttctggtagtaaaccggagtaaaggctagtttacagttcgggaaatggatcacgggatttcgcacgggatttgcgtcgggatttgatcagggaaaatttcccgctgagatctctccaaactgtcaaaccaaaaactctgctgcttcttaaaaatacaaacagtatccAACTTGCAGCAAATTGCAAACCTtctaaaaaatactattttccccgtcggaaacaatttatgttgaattgttcccggccggatttctgtgtggagagttttaaaatcccgtgatgtttcccgcggttgggtttacacttcaggaaaactgtcatttttgtgtagactcaat carries:
- the LOC131692192 gene encoding gastrula zinc finger protein XlCGF57.1-like — protein: MLGKYGETPESDRNRNQPLPMVPPPLYPAPSTTSIVNNRSNETTVATVVNSLPTMLGKSVSAGPSSTVVASSLESSVKQLTPQYQCQLCLKCFENVSALSLHLNSHEQEYRGTMNYNGQITPAHTIKTEPQSFHLVAPPNYPGTVLQGFQIVTSSGQVCQICQKVFSSAEQFHAHMKIHENESRYRAWYQSNSAGAAPVQPPKEPEVVEENDGKPIDCIVCHSKFQTAALLAVHLREHSTQKPYVCTICGKGFIQSNNLSTHMKVHSGQKPFKCDICNKNFSQSNNLKTHVRTHTNERPYACAICEKRFNQKNNLTTHMRTHSLVCKVCRVQFQHPTELSNHVRICYADLKPNICTVCNKVFVNNDELTDHMKQHNQVKPHKCQICLKTFTQSNNLKTHMKTHIFQDPFKCSFCSRSFQNDEEFARHSLVHSSPKPFNCPYCGKQFIQSNNLKTHVRTHTGEKPYKCYICDRLFNQKNNLNTHLRIHQGLKPYQCTVCEKRFNQSNNLNKHIYKVHCHEKADQPIGTASTAAATIGSAADVPLDGVGTAS